From the bacterium genome, the window GAAGAACAGAAGAAACTTCGCATACGGGAAAACAAAAAGAGAAAGGCTGAATTCCCGCCCTACGGGCGAGAATGACGATGAGGAATCGGTGCGTTACGCCGCTTCGCGGCCAACACGCCCTGCGCAAATATTCAAAACAATTGGGATATTGTCGGCTTTCGTTCCTCAAGCACGACCTACACCGAAAAAGTCGCTGGATTCCCGCCCTCCGGGCGAGAATGACCCGCCTTCGCTAAAGCCTCCCCCGTCGCTCTTCGAGCTATGGCGGACGAGATGGCGGGCAAGCGATGGGGTGGAAATAGAGAAGGAATTGGTGCGTTACGCCGCTTCGCGGCTAACGCACCCTACGCAAGTATGCGGAAATGTTATGTTTTATATTTCTGGATTCCCGCGCTTCGCGCGAGAATGACGGCGCTTTTACAAACGGCTTTGGATTTTTTCGTCAGGCAAGGAGTCCCAGCGAGCGACGAAATGGTTTTTAATCCGGCTTTCTATTTCGGATGAAGGGCAAGGAGTCCGCAGGGCGCGCGGTCGCGGACAGTAGCGTGACTACGCCAAGACCCGCGCCCGAGAAACGACGCAGCCCTTCGCCGGAAGAGGAAGCCGGACAACTACAGCATCGTCCCGATTCTGTTCAACCCCGCAGTCGAGAAGTAGATGATAAAAGCTTTCCCCTTGATCCTCCCCTCCCTGACGAAGCCCCAGAAGCGGCTGTCGTTGGAGTGGTCGCGGTTGTCGCCCATGACGAAGTAGTAGCCTTCTGGCACCTTGAAGGGCCCCATATGCCTCCGCGAGGCGAGGGGGCCGCCCATCGACGGATCGAAGCGCCCCCATTTGTCGTCGAGCAGTTGCCCGTTGATGGCTATCTCGGGGCCGTTTATCTCCACCACGTCTCCGGGCAGCCCGATCACTCTCTTTATGAAGTCCTCGCCTTTGAGGTCGTCCTTTATCATATTCTTGCCGACGTACATTATCTCTTCGGGCTTGTCGGGGTTGTCCATGCCGGGGTAGGCGAAGACGACTATGTCTCCCCTCTCGGGGTCGCGTATCGAAGGGAGCCTGGCGTCTGTGTAAGGCAGCGGAATGCCGTAGAGGAACTTGGAGACCAGAAGCTGGTCTCCGATCTGGAGTGTGGGCAGCATCGAGCCGGAGGGTATCTTGAAGGCCTGCACGCCGATGGCCTTTATGAAGATGGCGAGCGCGACCGCCACCACTATCACTTCGATCATCTCTATGGTTTTGGTGAGCCGCTCTTTCAGTTCTTTTTGCGCGAGCAGCAATCCGAGCAAGATGATGTAGGCAACCAGAAGGAGCGTCAGGAAGGAGTAGTCGGCCCCTTCGGTCCTGTCGAAGAGGAGCGCCCCGAAGGAGGCGAAGACCGCGCCGGTCAATATCTTCCAGAGGTGGGGCCACAGCTTCCTTAAGGTCTCGCTGCCTGATTCGGCCAGCACAGGCGCGCCGATTATCATCAAAAGCGCGCCGCCGCCGGTGAAAAAGAAGACGCTGAAGTTGGATATTTTCTGATAATCCTCCACGGGGAGGGCTACGTTTAGAATCGTGGCCAAAACCCCGAAGAGAAAGAGCGCCGTGCCGCCCAGAAGATAGGTTCCGAGTTTGGCGTCGGGATCGAAAGTTTCCTGGTTCATTGTTCATCCACTTTTAAGATGGCGAGGAAGGCTTCCTGCGGTATCTCCACGCTGCCGACCTGTTTCATTCTCTTTTTGCCCGCCTTTTGCTTTTCGAGGAGCTTTCTCTTGCGGGAGATATCTCCGCCGTAGCATTTCGCGGTGACGTTCTTCCGAAGCGCCTTAACGTTGGTACGGGAGATTATGCGAGACCCTATTGCCGCCTGTATCGCCACGTCGAACATCTGGCGCGGTATGAGGTCTTTCATCTTTCTCGCCACATCGCTGCCTCTGGCGTACGCCTTGTCCTTGTGGACGATGAGGGAGAGGGCGTCCACTATATCGCCGTTGACGTAGATGTCGAGCTTTACGAGGTCCGCCGGGCGGTACTCAAGCAGTTCGTAATCCAGAGAAGCGTAACCGCGCGAGGCGGTCTTTAGCTTGTCGTAAAAATCCAGGACTATTTCGTTCAGCGGCATCTCGAATTCGAGCTGCACGCGGCTCTGCGAGAGATAGGTGAGGCTGCGCTGTATGCCGCGCCTGTCTATGCAGAGCTTTATGATGTCTCCGAGGTAGGCGTCGGGCAGATGCATCGTCGCGAGCACGCAGGGCTCGTCGACGTGGTCGAGGACGCCGGGGTCCGGAAGAAGGGCCGGGTTTTCGAGCTCGATGACCTCGCCGTTGGTTTTGTAGGCACGGTAGCGCACCGTCGGGGCGGTGGTGATGAGATCGAGGTCGAACTCTCGCTCCAGCCTCTCCTGAACTATCTCCATGTGGAGGAGCCCGAGAAAGCCGCAACGAAAGCCGAAGCCAAGCGCCTGGGAGTTCTCCGGCTCGTACTTCAGGCTGGCGTCGTTGAGGACCAGCTTGCCGAGCGCCTCCTTCAGGTCTTCGTAGTCGGCGGAATCCGTGGGGTAAAGCCCCGAAAAGACCATCGGCTGGACCTCCGCGAAGCCGGGAAGGGGCTCGCTTGCCGGCCGGTCCGAGTAGGTCACGGTATCGCCGATCTTTGTATCGCGCACGTCCTTGATGGAGGCGGTGAACCAGCCGACCTCGCCAGGGCCGAGAGTTTTCGTATCGGTCATGGCGGGTGCGTAGACGCCGACGCGCAGTATCTCGTAATCTTTCCCGGTCGCCATGAAGCGTATCTTGGTGCCTTTTTTAAGCTCGCCGTCGAAGACGCGGACGAGCACGGTAACGCCGAGGTAGTTGTCGTAGTTGCAGTCGAACATCAGGGCGCGCAGGGGCGCGTCCGTATCGCCCTTCGGCGCGGGGACGGTCTTTACTATCGCTTCAAGAAGCTCGTGGGTCCCAATGCCCATCTTGGCACTGGTCAACACGGCCTCGGAGGCGTCGATTCCGATTATGTCCTCGATCTCCTGCTTGATCTCGTCCGGGCGCGCCCTGGGAAGGTCGATCTTGTTGAGGACCGGCACCAGTTCGAGGTTGTTGTCGGTGGCGAGGTAGACGTTGGCGAGGGTCTGGGCTTCGACTCCCTGGCTGGCGTCTACGACAAGCACCGCTCCCTCGCAGGCCGCGAGGCTTCGGGAGACCTCGTAGGAGAAGTCCACGTGGCCGGGAGTGTCGATGAGGTTGAGGACATACTCCTCGCCGTCGTCTCCTTTGTAGTTAAGCCTGACGGTCTGTGCCTTTATGGTGATTCCCCGCTCCCTCTCAAGCTCCATGCTGTCGAGGAACTGGTCTTTTTTGTCGCGGTCGCTTATCGCGCCGGTATATTCGAGCAACCTGTCGGCAAGCGTGGACTTGCCGTGGTCCACGTGCGCGATGATGCTGAAGTTCCTGATTCTTTCCTGCAATTTCATCTTCAGGGGTTTCTCCGAAATATTTTGAGGCGGTTTAATTGCCCGCCGGATGCGGTTTTTTCCTCCGGCCCGTGCGGTACGCAAGTTTAACAACGCCGGGCCGGTAAGTAAAGGGCGCAAGAAGGCTCCTTGTGGACAAGGACTTAATAATTACGATACGGGGTTTTGACAAGGAACATCTGCGGTGTTAATTTTGCCTGACCACTTTTTTGGAGGATAAAGATGAAAATTGCTATAAGCGGCAAGGGCGGGGTCGGAAAAACCACTCTGGCGGGCGCGATGGCCCGCTACCTCGCCGACAACGGCCAGCGCGTCCTCGCCATAGACGCGGACCCGGATTCAAACCTTCCCTCGGCTATCGGCGTCCCGCTCGACGTGGCTCAGAAGATTCGCCCCCTCGCGTCCCTCAAGGAACTCGTCGCCGAGCGCACCGGGGCGAAGGCGGGCTCCTTCGGCGGCATGTTCAAACTCAATCCCAAGGTGGACGACATCCCCGAGGAATACGGCATCGAGTTCAAGGGGATAAGGCTCCTCACCCTCGGGACGGTCCCGAAGGGCGGCACCGGGTGCCTTTGCCCCGAATCGACCCTTCTTCGCGTCCTCCTTCGCCACATAATGGTGCAGAGGGGCGAGGCCGTGATCATCGACATGGAGGCGGGGCTGGAACACCTCGCCCGCGGCTCCACCGAATCCATCGACGCCTTCATAGTCGTCGTCGAGCCGGGTCAGCGCTCCATCCAGACCGCCCACCAGATCAGGCGGCTAGCCGCCGACCTCGGCGTCCAGAAGATTTACGTCGTCGGCAACAAGATAGCGGACGAGGCGGACAGGAAGGTAATCGAGGAGGGGGTGGAGGGAATTCCGGTTCTCGGCTACTTCCCCATGAGCGAAGCTATCCGCGAGGCAGACCGCAAGGGCGTCAGTCCTTACGACACCGACGCTATGCTTCGGGCGGAAGTGGCTGAAATCTGCGCGAAGATAGGCGTAAAGATATAAAAAACGGTTCTCATGACTTTTTAAAAACCTCCCGGTCTATTGAAAAACAAAAGGGGCAAGGAAAATTCCTTGCCCCTTGTTTATTTCGGGGAGTTTTTATGCCCTTGCGATTACTCGCCCGCAGGGGTCTCTTCCGCCGGAGCGGCCGATTCCTCGACGACGGGAGCGGGGGCTTCCACCGCTGCCTTGGGGGGCTCGACGACCGGGGCCGCCGCAACCTGGGGCGCGGCCTTCTTGGCCTTGACCTTCGGCACGCAGGGCTCGGTGACCAGCTCCAGCTGGCTTATGGGGGCGTTGTCGCCGCGGCGGACGCCGACCTTGATTATGCGGGTGTAGCCGCCGGGACGGCCGGAAAAGGTCTTCGAGATCTCCTCGAAAAGCTTCGCCACGACGTCGCTGCTGCGCACGTAGGAGATCGCTCTCCTGCGGGCGTGAAGATCGCCCCTCTTGCCGAGGGTTATGAGCTTCTCGGCTATCCGGCGCAATTCCTTGGCCTTCGTGTCCGTGGTCTGTATCTTGCCGTGCTCGAAGAGCGAGGTCACCATGTTGCGGAACATCGCTTTTCTGTGGCTGGAGTTTCTGCCGAGCTGTCTGCCGGCCTTGTTGTGTCGCATCGTTATCCCTCTTGTGCGGAGCCTACAGCTCTTCTTCTTCCAGGTCTTCTTCAGGCGGCGTCCAGCCGGAGAGCTCCATCCCGAGGTGGAGATTCATCGTCTGGAGTATGTCCTTTATCTCGTTAAGAGACTTGCGCCCGAAGTTTTTGGTCTTGAGCATCTCGGCGTCGTTTTTCTGAACCAGTTCGCCGATGAATCTTATGTTGGCGGACTTGAGGCAGTTGGCGGCCCTCACCGAGAGTTCGAGCTCGCTCACCTTGCGGTCGAGGTTCGGGTTGTAGGTGGTCACCTCGGCCTCCTCGACCGTGGTTTCCTCAACCTCTTCGCCCTCTTCAAAGTTGATGAAGACCTGGACCTGGTCTTTGAGTATCTTCGCCGAGTAGGCGATGGCGTCGTCGGGGCGGACGGAGCCGTCGGTCCAGATTTCGAGGATCAGTTTGTCGTAGTCGGTGCGCTGGCCCACGCGGGCCTGCTCGACACGGAAATTGACCTTCTCGATCGGGCTGAAGATGGCGTCCACCGGAATCCAGCCGATGGGCAGATCTTCGTTCTTGTTCATCTCGGCCGGGAGGTAGCCCTTGCCGACTTCGACGACCATCTCCGCAATCAGCCTCGCGCCCTCGCCAAGCGTGGCTATGTGCGCTTCGGGATTGAGGATTTCAATGGTCGAGCCGGTGGCTATGTCCCCCGCCTTGACTTCGCACGGCCCCACCTTGTCGAGGTGAAGGCGCTTTTGCTTGCTGGTCGTCGCCTTGAGGCGAACGTCCTTGAGGTTCAGTATCATCTCAACCACGTCTTCGGTCACACCGGGCACCGAAGAAAACTCGTGGTGTACCCCCTCGAACTTGACCTGCACGATGGCCGCGCCCTGAAGACTCGAAAGGAGAGTCCTCCGCAGGGCGTTGCCAAGCGTGATCCCGTAGCCGCGCTCCAGGGGCTCGGCAGTGAATTTGCCGTAGGTGTCGGAGAGAGTCTCTTCCTCCACCATAAGCCTCTTGGGCTTAATCAGTTCTCGCCAGTTGCGTTGTTGCAAGATTACAACCTCCACGCTTCTTTGTAGCGTTTAAGGTTTTTACTTGGAGTACAATTCGACTATCAGATGCTCTTCGATGGGCATCGTTATATCTTCACGCTTGGGAAGCTCTACTACCTTGCAGGTGAAGTTCTTCTGGTCGATCTCGAGCCAGCGAGGTATCCCGCGGCTGGTCGCCGCTTCGATGGCGGAGAGAATCGCCGGAACTTTTCTGCTCCCTTCCCGTATGGTTATCACGTCTCCCGCCCTCGAGTTGAAGGAAGGGATGTTGACCCGCTTTCCGTTGACCATGAAATGGCCGTGGCGGATGAACTGGCGGGCTTCGCTTCTTGAGGCGGCGTAGCCCATGCGATAGACCATATTGTCCAGGCGGCTTTCGAGCAGGCAAAGAAGGTTTTCGCCGGTGACGCCCTTCTGGCGGTCGGCTTCCTGGAAGTAGGCGCGGAACTGAGCTTCCTGAACGCCGTACATTCTGCGAACCTTCTGCTTCTCGCGGAGCTGGCGACCGTATTCGCTGGCCTTGCCGCGGCCCTGTCCGTGCTGGCCGGGCGGATAGTTGCGCCTTTCGATGGCGCACTTGTCGGTGAAGCAGCGTTCACCCTTTAAATTGAGCTTCATCCGTTCGCGCCGGCACAACCGGCAAACGGCTTCGAGATATCTTGCCAAAGCGTAACCTCCTCGTTTGCCTTACACGCGCCGCCGTTTGGGCGGGCGGCAACCATTATGCGGAATCGGGGTAACGTCGGTGACGCGGGTGATGTTGAGACCGGCGGCGTTGAGGGCGCGGATGGCGCCTTCACGTCCGGAACCGGGGCCCTTGACGTAGACTTCCACGTTGCGGAGCCCGTGTTCCATAGCCTTCTCGGCTGCATCCTTCCCGGCGATCTGAGCGGCGAAGGGCGTGGACTTTCTGGAGCCCTTGAACCCTGCCACTCCCGCGTTTGACCACGAAATTGTGTTCCCGGTCGCGTCGGTTATCGTTACGACGGTGTTGTTGAAGGTGCTCTTGATGTGCACCACACCGTCCCTGATGTTCTTTTTTACTTTTTTGACCCTACGGGCAGCCCGTTTAGCCATGAATCCTCCACGGTCCTTTCAATCGGCTGTTAACCCCTAACGACGGCGGGGGCCCTTGCGCGTGCGCGCGTTGGTTTTAGTTCTCTGACCGCGCACGGGAAGCCCCTTGCGGTGTCTAAGACCACGGTAGCAACCGAGGTCCATTAGGCGCTTTATGTTCGAGAGCACTATGCGGCGAAGGTCGCCCTCCACCTTGTACTTCTCGTCGATGACCTTACGAATCGCCTGAAGCTCATCTTCCGTGACATCGTCGCTCTTGCGGTCAAGATCGACACCGGCCCTGGAAAGGATATTCCTGGCGCTGGAGCGACCGATACCGTAGATATAAGTCAAGGCGACTTCCATCCGCTTCTGGCGCGGAAGATCGACACCCGCAATTCTCGCCACTGTTTATTCCTCCTCTGCGTCTTTTTGCAGATATAAGCTAGCCCTGGCGCTGTTTGTGCCGGGGGTTTTCACATATTACGCGCACGATTCCCTTACGAAGGAGGATCTTGCATTTGTCGCACATCGCCTTGACTGAGGGTCGAACTTTCATCTTTGTATCTCCTGGCTGACCGGGCGCCCCGGCCGTTTACTTCTTTCGGTATGTTATGCGCCCGCGGGAAAGGTCGTAGGGTGATATCTCCACGGTCACCTTGTCCCCGGGCAGTATCTTTATGAAATTCATCCGCATCTTGCCGGATATGTGGGCCAGTATCTTGTGCCCGTTGTCAAGTTCCACCCGGAACATTGCGTTGGGCAGCGGCTCGATCACCGTACCTTCAACCTCGATGGCTTCTTCTTTCGCCAAGTGCGCTCCTCCTGGTTACCCGAGCCTGCTGAGTATCACGGGGCCGTCTTCGGTGACGGCTATTGTGTGTTCGACGTGCGCCGCGAGGCTACCGTCCCTCGTCCTAGCCGTCCATCCGTCCGGGTCAACCTTAACGCCGGACGCTCCCGCGTTTATCATCGGCTCTATCGCCAGAACCATTCCGGCCTTGAGCTTTATTCCCCTTCCCCGCACTCCGAAATTCGGAACCTGAGGGTCTTCGTGGAGGGAAGTTCCTATGCCGTGACCGACGAATTCGCGCACGACGTTGTAACCCGCCCCCTCTACTATTTCCTGTACGGCCGCCCCGATGTCGCCGACGGTATTGCCGGGCCGCGCCGCTTCTATCCCGGCTGCCAGAGACTCTTCGGCGATGCGTATCAGTTTTCTTGCTCCGGCCGAGACGTTGCCGACTGCGCAACTTACAGCAGCGTCGCCATAAAAACCACTAGAATATACACCGAAGTCTATGCTGAGCAAGTCCCCGTCGCGGAGTTCTCTTTTTTTGCTCGGCACGCCGTGGACAATTTCGTCGTTCACCGAGGTACAGAGGTTGGCCGGAAAGGCCATCCCGCGCCCGGAGGGGTTAGGCACCCCCTTGAACGCGCCCTCGATTTTCCGCTTTTTCAGCTCTTCGGCCGCAATCTCTTCGAGGTCTCCCGTGGTGATTCCGGGGCGGACCCTTTCCTTCAATATCTGGAGAATCTGCGCCACCTCGCTGTTTACGAGGCGCATCTTCTCGATTTCCTGGGGGCTCTTTAAAACTATCACCCGCCAAGCACGCCTGTTACGCGGCCGAAGATCTCGTCGATGGAGCCGACACCCTGTATGGGGCGGAGAAGTCCGGCCTTCTTGTAATAGTCGATAAGAGGCGCGGTCTGGCTGTCGTAAACCTTCAGGCGGTTTCTTATCGTCTCTTCCTTGTCGTCGTCGCGCTGGTAAAGCTCGCCGCCGCACTTGTCGCAGACGCCCTCTTTCTTCGGGGGGTCGAAGAGGAGGTGGAAGCCGCTGCCGCAGGACTTGCAGGTTCTTCTGCCGGTGAGGCGTCCGACCAGTTCTTCGTTCGCCACTTCGATGGAGATGACGTGGTCGAGCTTGATTCCCATCTTGTCCAGAACGCCCTTCAGCGCGTCGGCCTGACCCACGGTGCGGGGAAAGCCGTCGAGCATGAAGCCTTTTTTGCAGTCGGGGAGCTTGATGCGCTCCTCGATGAGACCGATGACAACTTCGTCGGGGACAAGTTTGCCCGCGTCCATGAACTTCTTTGCTTCCAGACCGAGCGCCGTGCCTGCCTTAAGAGCCGCGCGGAGCATGTCGCCCGTGCTTATCTGGGGAATGCCGTACTTCTCGACCAGCTTTTTTGCCTGCGTTCCTTTTCCTGCTCCAGGGCCGCCAAGTAGAATTATTCTCATCGTTAATTCTCCACCGGGAAGGATACTGCCAGGTTAAAGTTATCCGCGTCTTCCGCGTATTCTTCTTGAACCCATGAGCCCTTCGTAGTTACGGGCAATGAGATGGGTTTCAATCTGCGCTACCGTGTCGAGAGCCACTCCGACGACAATCAGAAGGCTGGTGCCGCCGAAGTAGAAGGAGACGCCCTCCTGCATCATCAGCGCCGGAATTACGCACACCGCGCTGACGTAAAGACCGCCCCAGAAGGTGAGTCTCGAAAGTACGGCGTCAATGTACTCCGCCGTGCGCTGGCCGGGCCGGATGCCGGGAATGTAGCCGCCGTATTTCTTCAGGTTTTCCGCCACGTCGTTCGGGTTGAACTGTATGGCGGTGTAGAAGTACGAGAAGAAGATGACCAGCCCCATGAAAAGCACGTTGTAAAGAATCGTGGAAGGGTTCAGCCAGTTGCGGATGGTCTCTACCGCAGGGTGGGCGACGAACTGCCCTACCGTCAGCGGGAACATCAGCAGCGAGGAGGCGAAGATCGCGGGGATGACGCCCGCGGTGTTGATCTTCAGCGGCAGATGGGTCGACTGCCCTCCGTAGACCTTTCTTCCGACAACCCTCTTCGCGTAGTGGACCGGGATCCTGCGCTGAGAGCGCTCCATGAAGACCACCGCGAAGATGATAGCGACGATGAAGACGAGAAGGAGTATCGCTCCTCCCGCGCCGACGCCGCGGGCGAACTCGCGAACAATCGCGCCGGGTATCCCGCCGACAATGCCGGCGAAGATTATGAGCGATATGCCGTTGCCGATGCCGCGTTCGGTTATCTGCTCGCCGAGCCACATTATGAAGGCGGTGCCGGCGGTAAGCGACAATACGGTGAGGAGCCTAAAGCCGATTCCCGCGCTCACGACCACCGGTATCGTCGCGGGAGTCGCGAGACCCAGGCTCTGAAGTGCGGCGGGGTCGGAGACCGTTACCGTGAGGTTCTCGATGCCGACGGCCATGCCGAAGCCCTGTATCGCGGCGAGAATGACTGTCCCGTAACGGGTGTACTGGGTTATCACCCTTCTGCCCTGCTCGCCTTCCTTGGAGAGCCTCTCGAGGGTAGGCACAACCACGGTAAGGAGCTGCAGTATGATGGAGGCGCTGATGTAGGGCATTATGCCGAGGGCGAAGATACTCATCTGCTTCAGGGCGCCGCCGCTGAACATGTTGACGAGCCCGAGAATGGTATCCTGCCCCTGCTCCACCCAGTAGCCGAACAGCCAGGTGCGCACTCCCGGAACGGGGACGTGCACGCCCAGCCTGTAAACCGCCAGGAGGAGGAAGGTTATCAGTATGCGCCTTCTCAATTCGGGGATTTTGGTTATTCCCTGAATGTCACCGGCAACTTTAGCCAAGCTTCACCTCTCCGCCGCGAGCTTCGATTTTTTCCTGCGCGCCTTTGGATACCTTGGCGGCGTAGACCACGAGCTTGCGTTCGAGTTCGCCCTTGCCGAGGATCTTGAGGCCGTCGAGAATCTTCTTTATGACTCCGGCTTCGATGAGAAGCTCGGGAGTTATCTCGGTGCCGTCCTCGAAGCGGTTGAGATCGAGGACGTTGACCACGGCGAATTCCTTGCGGAAGGGATTCGTGAAGCCGACCTTGGGAATTCTGCGCTGGAGCGGCATCTGGCCACCCTCGAAGCCGGGCCTTCTGGAGTAGCCCGAACGCGCCCTCGCGCCCTTGTGGCCGCGCGCGGAAGTCTTGCCGAAGCCGGAACCCGGACCGCGGCCGACCCGCTTTTTCTTTTTAACGGCGCCAACGGGACGCCTAAGATCGTGAAGTCGCATCTTTATGCCTCCAGAGCCCTTTTGTTACTGGGCCCGAATCTCTTCGAGGTTCTTGCCGCGCCGCTGGGCAATCGAATCGGGGCTGCGAAGCTGCATGAGCCCTTCAAGCGTTGCGTAGACGACGTTGTGAGGATTGGACGTTCCGAGGCACTTGGTCAGAATGTCGCGCACGCCCACAGATTCGACTACCGCGCGGACGGGGCCACCGGCGATGACGCCGGTACCGGGAGCCGCCGGCTTGAGAACTACGGTGCCCGCGCCGAAGTGTCCGAGGACCTCGAAGGGGATGGAGCCCTCGGTGAGGGGTATCCGCACGAGATTCCGCTTGGCTTGCTCTACGCCTTTCCTGATCGCCTCAGGAACCTGATTGGCCTTGCCGAGCCCGATTCCGACTACGCCGTTGTGGTCGCCTACGACCATCAGAGCGCTGAAGGAGAAGCGGCGGCCGCCCTTGACGACCTTGGCGACGCGGTTGAGGAAGACCACCCGGTCGAACAATTCCATTTCGTTTGGGTCAATTCTTTGGGTCAAGAGTGCATCCTCCTAAGCGCTCAGAAGTCCAGGCCCGCTTCGCGGGCGGCCTCTGCTAGCGCCTTGACTTTGCCGTGGAAGGCATATCCGTTGCGATCGAACACGACCTTTTTGATATCGTGGGCGAGGGCCTTCTTGGCCAC encodes:
- the lepB gene encoding signal peptidase I is translated as MIEVIVVAVALAIFIKAIGVQAFKIPSGSMLPTLQIGDQLLVSKFLYGIPLPYTDARLPSIRDPERGDIVVFAYPGMDNPDKPEEIMYVGKNMIKDDLKGEDFIKRVIGLPGDVVEINGPEIAINGQLLDDKWGRFDPSMGGPLASRRHMGPFKVPEGYYFVMGDNRDHSNDSRFWGFVREGRIKGKAFIIYFSTAGLNRIGTML
- a CDS encoding elongation factor 4 produces the protein MKLQERIRNFSIIAHVDHGKSTLADRLLEYTGAISDRDKKDQFLDSMELERERGITIKAQTVRLNYKGDDGEEYVLNLIDTPGHVDFSYEVSRSLAACEGAVLVVDASQGVEAQTLANVYLATDNNLELVPVLNKIDLPRARPDEIKQEIEDIIGIDASEAVLTSAKMGIGTHELLEAIVKTVPAPKGDTDAPLRALMFDCNYDNYLGVTVLVRVFDGELKKGTKIRFMATGKDYEILRVGVYAPAMTDTKTLGPGEVGWFTASIKDVRDTKIGDTVTYSDRPASEPLPGFAEVQPMVFSGLYPTDSADYEDLKEALGKLVLNDASLKYEPENSQALGFGFRCGFLGLLHMEIVQERLEREFDLDLITTAPTVRYRAYKTNGEVIELENPALLPDPGVLDHVDEPCVLATMHLPDAYLGDIIKLCIDRRGIQRSLTYLSQSRVQLEFEMPLNEIVLDFYDKLKTASRGYASLDYELLEYRPADLVKLDIYVNGDIVDALSLIVHKDKAYARGSDVARKMKDLIPRQMFDVAIQAAIGSRIISRTNVKALRKNVTAKCYGGDISRKRKLLEKQKAGKKRMKQVGSVEIPQEAFLAILKVDEQ
- a CDS encoding carbon monoxide dehydrogenase, producing the protein MKIAISGKGGVGKTTLAGAMARYLADNGQRVLAIDADPDSNLPSAIGVPLDVAQKIRPLASLKELVAERTGAKAGSFGGMFKLNPKVDDIPEEYGIEFKGIRLLTLGTVPKGGTGCLCPESTLLRVLLRHIMVQRGEAVIIDMEAGLEHLARGSTESIDAFIVVVEPGQRSIQTAHQIRRLAADLGVQKIYVVGNKIADEADRKVIEEGVEGIPVLGYFPMSEAIREADRKGVSPYDTDAMLRAEVAEICAKIGVKI
- a CDS encoding 50S ribosomal protein L17, giving the protein MRHNKAGRQLGRNSSHRKAMFRNMVTSLFEHGKIQTTDTKAKELRRIAEKLITLGKRGDLHARRRAISYVRSSDVVAKLFEEISKTFSGRPGGYTRIIKVGVRRGDNAPISQLELVTEPCVPKVKAKKAAPQVAAAPVVEPPKAAVEAPAPVVEESAAPAEETPAGE
- a CDS encoding DNA-directed RNA polymerase subunit alpha; translation: MVEEETLSDTYGKFTAEPLERGYGITLGNALRRTLLSSLQGAAIVQVKFEGVHHEFSSVPGVTEDVVEMILNLKDVRLKATTSKQKRLHLDKVGPCEVKAGDIATGSTIEILNPEAHIATLGEGARLIAEMVVEVGKGYLPAEMNKNEDLPIGWIPVDAIFSPIEKVNFRVEQARVGQRTDYDKLILEIWTDGSVRPDDAIAYSAKILKDQVQVFINFEEGEEVEETTVEEAEVTTYNPNLDRKVSELELSVRAANCLKSANIRFIGELVQKNDAEMLKTKNFGRKSLNEIKDILQTMNLHLGMELSGWTPPEEDLEEEEL
- a CDS encoding 30S ribosomal protein S4, translated to MARYLEAVCRLCRRERMKLNLKGERCFTDKCAIERRNYPPGQHGQGRGKASEYGRQLREKQKVRRMYGVQEAQFRAYFQEADRQKGVTGENLLCLLESRLDNMVYRMGYAASRSEARQFIRHGHFMVNGKRVNIPSFNSRAGDVITIREGSRKVPAILSAIEAATSRGIPRWLEIDQKNFTCKVVELPKREDITMPIEEHLIVELYSK
- a CDS encoding 30S ribosomal protein S11; its protein translation is MAKRAARRVKKVKKNIRDGVVHIKSTFNNTVVTITDATGNTISWSNAGVAGFKGSRKSTPFAAQIAGKDAAEKAMEHGLRNVEVYVKGPGSGREGAIRALNAAGLNITRVTDVTPIPHNGCRPPKRRRV
- a CDS encoding 30S ribosomal protein S13; amino-acid sequence: MARIAGVDLPRQKRMEVALTYIYGIGRSSARNILSRAGVDLDRKSDDVTEDELQAIRKVIDEKYKVEGDLRRIVLSNIKRLMDLGCYRGLRHRKGLPVRGQRTKTNARTRKGPRRR
- a CDS encoding 50S ribosomal protein L36, with product MKVRPSVKAMCDKCKILLRKGIVRVICENPRHKQRQG
- a CDS encoding translation initiation factor IF-1, with translation MAKEEAIEVEGTVIEPLPNAMFRVELDNGHKILAHISGKMRMNFIKILPGDKVTVEISPYDLSRGRITYRKK
- the map gene encoding type I methionyl aminopeptidase encodes the protein MIVLKSPQEIEKMRLVNSEVAQILQILKERVRPGITTGDLEEIAAEELKKRKIEGAFKGVPNPSGRGMAFPANLCTSVNDEIVHGVPSKKRELRDGDLLSIDFGVYSSGFYGDAAVSCAVGNVSAGARKLIRIAEESLAAGIEAARPGNTVGDIGAAVQEIVEGAGYNVVREFVGHGIGTSLHEDPQVPNFGVRGRGIKLKAGMVLAIEPMINAGASGVKVDPDGWTARTRDGSLAAHVEHTIAVTEDGPVILSRLG
- a CDS encoding adenylate kinase — protein: MRIILLGGPGAGKGTQAKKLVEKYGIPQISTGDMLRAALKAGTALGLEAKKFMDAGKLVPDEVVIGLIEERIKLPDCKKGFMLDGFPRTVGQADALKGVLDKMGIKLDHVISIEVANEELVGRLTGRRTCKSCGSGFHLLFDPPKKEGVCDKCGGELYQRDDDKEETIRNRLKVYDSQTAPLIDYYKKAGLLRPIQGVGSIDEIFGRVTGVLGG
- the secY gene encoding preprotein translocase subunit SecY; translated protein: MQGITKIPELRRRILITFLLLAVYRLGVHVPVPGVRTWLFGYWVEQGQDTILGLVNMFSGGALKQMSIFALGIMPYISASIILQLLTVVVPTLERLSKEGEQGRRVITQYTRYGTVILAAIQGFGMAVGIENLTVTVSDPAALQSLGLATPATIPVVVSAGIGFRLLTVLSLTAGTAFIMWLGEQITERGIGNGISLIIFAGIVGGIPGAIVREFARGVGAGGAILLLVFIVAIIFAVVFMERSQRRIPVHYAKRVVGRKVYGGQSTHLPLKINTAGVIPAIFASSLLMFPLTVGQFVAHPAVETIRNWLNPSTILYNVLFMGLVIFFSYFYTAIQFNPNDVAENLKKYGGYIPGIRPGQRTAEYIDAVLSRLTFWGGLYVSAVCVIPALMMQEGVSFYFGGTSLLIVVGVALDTVAQIETHLIARNYEGLMGSRRIRGRRG
- a CDS encoding 50S ribosomal protein L15, with amino-acid sequence MRLHDLRRPVGAVKKKKRVGRGPGSGFGKTSARGHKGARARSGYSRRPGFEGGQMPLQRRIPKVGFTNPFRKEFAVVNVLDLNRFEDGTEITPELLIEAGVIKKILDGLKILGKGELERKLVVYAAKVSKGAQEKIEARGGEVKLG